One Patescibacteria group bacterium genomic window, AATATCCTCCGCCCCGAAAAGCAATCACGGGCCGACCCGCGGCCTGGGCTTCCACGGTCGTCATGCCAAAATCCTCATCATAGGCCAAAGCTAAAAAAGCACGGCATTCGCCATAAAGCCTCCATAAGTCTTTGTCTTCAACCCGACCCAAAAACTCAATCGTTCCCCCTTGAGCTTCTTTAAGCTTTTTCTCTTCCCAATGCAAGCCCACCGGTTCGCCGACAATTTTTAAATTGATCTTTAATCTATTCGCGGCCTCAATCGCTAGTTCAAGACCCTTGGCACCGGCTAGTCTGGCCACAACCAGGAAATAATCCTGAGGCTTTAGATTTTTCGTCGCCTGAATGATTTCGGTGACTTTAACCGGCGGATAAATGACTTTTGAATCGCGCCGGTAAAACTTCGCGATCCTTTTTTTGGTATTTTCTGAATTGGCGATAAAATCATTAACTTTTTGGGCGGCCAGATAATCATATTGGCGCAAAAAATGGGCCACAATTTCGCCGTAAATTCTTACCGGCCAAAACCTTTTCCATTCCATGGCCGTCTGATAACCATAAAGCCAGCGTGGCGGGGTGTGACAATAACAAAGGTGTAAAGTTTCGGGAGGCGTTTTAATGCTTTTGGTGATATACCAGGAGGCCGAAGAAATCACCAAATCAAAACCCCGAAAATCAAAACTTTCCCAGATTAAAGGCGTTAAAAACCTTAAGGGCGAAAACAAATTACCCAGGCTTAAAAAACCGTTAGCCCAGGAAGTGAGAACTTTTTTATTTTTGAAAGCTCGGCCGGCGGTTGAATCCGGAACCCTGAAAGCCGTATAAATCGGGGCTTCGGGATAAATTTCCGAAAGAGTTTCTAAAACCCTTTCCGCTCCCCCGTATTCTTTTAAATAATCATGAACTAAAGCAACTCGCATAAATTAGAAATTCTAAAATAATCCCATCTGTTGATCCTTCGTGTTCTCTGTTTTTTTCTGTGCTTTCTGTGTTACGGGCTTCTGAAATTCATGGATATCCAAGGGCAACCTGGCAATTAAGCTACGAAACTCCAAATCTTCAAAAAGCTTCGCCACTTTGTCCCAATCATAGTCAGTCAAACGACACTTCTCAAGTTCCAGCTTAATCGGCGCGTTTTTAATAATCGTCGCCAAATATAATGAAAGCTCGGCGTTTTCTTTTTCCTTTCTTAGTTTTTCGGCAATTTTGGGTGAGATTTTCTCTAAATTTTGATAGATCTTTTTCAAGGTTGCGTATTCTTTAATAAGGTCAATGGCGGTTTTCGGACCAATACCCAAAACGCCCGGATAATTGTCAGATTGGTCTCCAATTAAAGCTTTAAAATCGGGAATTTGCTTAGGCTTAACGCCCATCTTTTCTTCAACCAGCGTCTCATCAAATAGGGTCGCCTGTGATAAGCCCTTAACCGGCATATAAACTTTGGTCTTTTCCCCGACCAGTTGTAAAAGATCACGGTCGCCGGTAACCACAATCGTTTCGTGAGCTTTTGTTTCACGGCTTGCTTGCTCAACTAATGTCCCGATCAGATCGTCCGCTTCAAAACCGTCCTTTTCAAAAATAGGAATATTTAAGGTTTTAACGACCTCCTTAACCCTTTCTATCTGGCCAACCAATTCATCAACCATGGCCGGCCTTTTCGCCTGGTAGCCTTTAAACTTTTCTTTTCGAAAAGTCGGGGCTTTGCGGTCAAAACAAACGGCCACATATTCCGGATGAAAAGCTTCAAAAATTTTTAAAAGCATGGAGGTAAAACCGAAAACGGCGTTAACTAACTCTCCTTTGGAAGTCGTTAGGGGGGGAAGAGCATGAAAAGCGCGATGGAGAATGGCGTTACCGTCAATAAGAATTAAACGCTTCATTTTTAGGCCGCGGCCGGTTCATTTTGAGAAGTACGAATCCCTTTCATCAGGGAATCAAATTCTTCGCCTTCAATGGTTTCTTTTTTCACCAGCTCGTTGGCGACTAAGTCCAGCTTACCTTTTAATTTCGTTAAAATCTTTAAAGATTCTTTATAGGCATGGTCAATAATCTTATTAACTTCGTTATCAACTTTCGCGGCCATCTCGGGTGATAACTGAGCCGGCTCATACCACATTCCCCCGGCTTCTGACAGATCAACCTGCGGTCCTAAATTAACCGGACCCAAATCACTCATACCATACTCAATAACCATGGTTCGGGCAATTTCCGTGGCCTTTTGAATGTCAGAAGAGGCACCGGCGGTAAACTCATGAAAAATTAACTCTTCCGCCGCCCGGCCGCCCAAAAGCGAAGTCACCTGTTCCAAAAGATGAGACTGGGTTTCGTTATAGCGATCTTTCGCCGGCGGGATTAAAGTAAAGCCTAAAGATAAACCCCGGCTGACAATCGAGATCCGATGTACCGGATCCATGTGCGGCAATTCGTGAGCGACCACGGCGTGTCCGGCCTCATGATAGGCCGTCATTTTTTTGTCCAAATCCGACTGAAGCCGTTTCTTTTCCGGACCTAACTTAACTTTGGTCGCGGCTTCTTCGATATCTTCCATATCAATCGCTCTTTTTCCGCCTCGAGCCGCTAAAATCGCCGCTTCGTTAAGCATATTCTCCAAATCCGCTCCGGAAAAACCGACCGTCCGTTTGGCCACCTTGTCCCAATCAACTTCTTTCGTAAAGGGCTTGCCTCTCATATGAATCTTTAAAATCGCCTTGCGGCCTTCAATGTCCGGCATATCCAACATCACCCGGCGGTCAAAGCGGCCCGGTCGCAGCAGGGCCGGATCTAAAAGATCGCCTCTGTTGGTCGCGGCAATGACAATCACGTTTTCGTTCGGCGTAAAACCGTCCATCTCCACCAAAATCTGGTTTAAAGTCTGTTCCCGTTCGTCATGCCCGCCCATGACCCCGACGGCCCGCATCCGACCAATGGCGTCAATCTCGTCAATGAAAATAATCGCCGGCGCGTTTTTCTTGGCCGTGTTAAAAAGATCCCGAACTCTTGAGGCACCGACACCAACTAACATTTCCATAAATTCCGAGCCGGCCATGGAGAAAAAAGCGACATTAGCCTCACCGGCCACGGCCCGCGCCAAAAGAGTTTTGCCGGTTCCGGCGGGCCCAACCAGCAGGGCTCCCTTTGGGGTTCTGGCCCCTAAAGCACGGTACTTACCAGGATGTTTTAAGAAGTCAACGACTTCGGAAAGCTCTTGTTTGGCCTCATCCACGCCGGCCACGTCCGCGAAAGTCACTTTCGGCATGTCTTTATTAAAAAGTTTAGCTTTGGACTGGCCGAAAGAGAAAAGGTTATCTTGAGCTCCTCTCGCCTGACGGAAAATAAAGAAGAAAAAAGCCACCATTAAAACCAAAGGCAAAACAGTCGAGAGAAAATTCCACCAAGCCGCGGTCATTTCCGAATCTTTAACCTGAATTTCCACCTGCTTGGCATCAATACCGGCCGATTCTAAGATTTTCGTCAACGACTCCTGCGATTCTTTGTGGACGTTAAAGGCCTTTCCGTCTTTATAGGTTACGGTTAGACGATTCCCCTCAACTTCAATTTTTTTAATTTTATTGTCCTTAGCGTCACTAATAATCGTTGATAACGGTTTCTCTTCTAAGAATTTGGCTCCATGTTGAAAGGAAAGAAAAAAGGAAACACCGAAAATAAAGATAAAAAACCAGATAAAAAGATTTTTGAGGTTTAAATTTACCCTAATTTCAGACATTTTCTTGATAGGACGCAATTTTTGAGTGTCTTCTTCCATCATAAATTCTCAAGTAATTTTGTGGAGGAAATTATATCACATTACGTCTTAAGCGAGAAGACCCATTTTTTGCTTAACTTCCATTAAAGTTTGGCTGGCAATTTTGGTGGCATAATCCCGGCCGTCCCTTAAGGCTCCTTCGACTAAAGCCGGATGAGCTTCATAATATTTTCTTTTTTCCTGAATCGGCGCCAGAACTTTATAAATACCGTTGGCCAAATCTTCTTTCAATGCCCGATAATTAATCCCAGTACTTAAATATTTTTGTTCATACTTAGCGCGTTTATCCTGACCCTGAAAAATTTCAACCATTTTCAAAAGATTAGCCACGCCTCCCTCTTGGGGAATGTCTTTGCCAAAACCTTTATCCGTCGGCGCGGCGGCCAGTCTTTTTTTGATCGTCGCCTGATCATCGGCAAGCAAGATAAAACTTCCCTCAACGCTTTTGCTCATTTTGCCGCTGCCTAAAAGCGAAGGAACATATTCTTCTTTCGTTATAAAGCGTTGCGGTTCAGGAAAAGTCACATGATCTTTAGTGCCGTCAGGAAACATCCTGTTAAATTTTCTGGCTATTTCCCGGGCTATTTCGATATGCGGCTCCTGGTCAAGACCGACCGGAACCAGCTCCGCCTTGTAAACCAAAATATCGGCGGCCATCAAAACCGGATAGTATAAAAGGGCCAGATTGACATAATCGGGGTGCTGTAATTTTTTATCCTTATAGGTCGGCAAATCTTCAAGCCGGGAAACCGGATAAACGGTTGATAAAAGATAGGCCAGTTCCAGATGTTCCGGAACCTGGGATTGAATCATGAGGTGACACTTATGCGGATCTAAACCCGCGGCCAGATAATCCAAAACGACCTCTCTTATCTTTTTTTGGAGGGTTTTGGGCTCAAAAGGCGTCGTTATTGTATGCAAATCCACCACGGAAAAAATGCAGTCATACTTATCCTGAAGCTCCAACATGCCTTTGACCGCGCCAAAATAATTGCCTAAATGCAATCTGCCCGTAGCTCTAATTCCTGAAAAAACACGTTTATCCATAAAGGGTGGCTACGGCTGGGATCGAACCAGCGACACATGGCTTATGATGCCACCGCTCTACCGCTGAGCTACGTAGCCCTAAAAATCTAAAGATTTTCAGGGTAAACCCTAGCAAATTTTAACAGAAAAGAAGGATTAAGTAAACTGGCGCTGTTTTTTTCGTTGCACGAAGTGCTCGCGCTGAGCTTGTCGAAGGAGAACGTCTTATTGGTTAATCTTTATCTAAATAAATGGTGCGGGAAGATACACTACTCGTTCGGGAACTCCTACCTGGTGGACGAAACCAGCGCCTATCCCTTTTTTGTCCGTTTCCTCAAATAGTCTATGTCTGTCCATTCCTGTTCCTGCTAATTGACCTTCGTGAAAAAAAACATAGGTTCCGGGTGGCATATCTTCAAACTGACCTGCTTGTAAGGCTGTCTGATAGGCCTTATAGTTTGGGTCATTGGCTAATTCATCAGGAACACTAACTTCTTTTTTATTTACGGTCATAATCATTCTCCTTTTAAACTTGTCCTTATCGCATCTTTTGACCTGCTCTTTGGGCAAGAGCACCCCCAAAACAATGACTGAAGCTATTTGTTCTATGAAAAGATGCGTCGTCCTTTGCGAAAGACCTATAGAATTTAGCCATGTCGCGTGGAACACGACCATGCTCTCTAAGATCCTCCTGAATCCAGTTCTTAAGTTGTAAAGCGGTCTCACTACAAACAAGAATTCTCTCTGTTTTCATTCCCTTTCTTCTCCCTCTATAAACCATCCAATGACATAACCAAATGGACGGTAAATTTATAAAAAAATGGCTATACCAGTTTGGGCAGAATTATAGGTTTTAAACTTGAAAAAAGCAATAAACAAAAAGGGCGTTAATACGCCCTTAATTTATTATGTTGCGGGGCCGGGAGTCGCGCCCGGCCTAGGAGATTATGAGCCTCCTGTGCAACTCTACACTACCCCGCGTCGAGGTCTAGATTATAGCAAATCTTCCTATTATTGACAACTTAGAAAAACAGTCTCCACCATTTCTGCCAATTGGCAAGTTTTTCTTCCGGATTAAGTTTTGGGTTTTGGGGCAAAATCGAAGGCAGGATAACGACCGTTTCCCCCTCCTTCGCCAAGCCTAATTTTTCCCGAGCCATTTTTTCCAAGAAAGAAGGTGATTGAACTTCGCTTAGCTTATTTTTAAGTTCGTCGTTTTGGTATTTTAATTCCGCCACTTTTTTTTCTTCTTCTTTGAGTTTATCGCCGGCTTTAAGAAGACTATAAATAGACCTTGTAAGATTTACTATTAAAAACAAACCTAAAATAAGAATAATTAAATTTGTCAGTCTGGACTTAAACATAAAGGCCGTCCCCAATAGTAACTTTATAAAAACAGCTCTCTTGACACATAACTTCGTGAATGATATTATAGGTCGCGAAATATGCCTCAAACTCTTGATTTATCTTCTGCCAGAGAAAAATTTGTTGAATTTTTAGAAGGGCAACGGCGTGCCCATGCCACTATTTTAGCATACCGCAAAGATATCGAACAATTAATGAACTTCCTCAAGGATATGGGTAGAAAAACCATTGATGAGGCGCAAAAAGAAGATATCGAGGCTTTCTTAGGTAAGCTCGGCAAAGACGGCTACACGCAAAAATCTCTTTCCCGAAAGTTAAACTCTTTTAAAACTTTTTACCGGTTTTTAAAAAGCTCCGACATTGTTCAGTTTGATCGGGCCGCAGAAATCGCTCACCCGAAATATGAAGTTCGGCCGCCCAGAATTCTTTCCAAAATAGAATACCGGGCGCTAAGAGATGCCTGCCGGGAAGATGTCAGAATTTCCGCTATTGTTGAGATTCTTCTGCAAACCGGCTTAAGAATCGGTGAGTTGGCCAACTTACGTCTTGAAGATCTTCGGGAAAACGAAATTATCGTTAAGCCCTTTGAATCCCATGAAGGCCGAACTGTGCCTTTAAACAAGGCGGCTAAGGCGGCTTTGGACCATTATCTGACGATCAGGCCGAAAACCAAGGAAGAAGCGCTTTTCATAACCAAAACCGGCAAACCACTTTTGATCAGAAACATAAGAACCGCGATTGACCGTTATTTTAAATTGGCCGGAATTGAACATGCGTGTGTTAATGATCTCCGTCATACTTTTATTGCCCATCATTTAATGGCCGGAACGCCTTTAACCGTCATCTCGAAACTAGCCGGCCACAAAAGACTCTCGACGACCGAAAAGTATTTAGATTTAGTAAAAGACAAAGTCGAAGAAAACGTCAAATTAGAGGAATTATAGCTCTCATTTTCCTTGAAACTTTCTTAATTCTTCTGTCTTTATAAATAAAGAGTCTTCTTCGCCGTTTATGTTCTTATGAAAAAATCTTGTGTAGTCTTTTAAATTAAGACCAGTTTCGGAAGAGACCACTGTGCCACTCAGGGATAGAGATTTCCCTCGACCAAGGAAAGAAAATCTTCTCTCTGTTTTTCCTAGCGGCAAAATATGATCACCATACTCAGGGGGAGCATAAGGGGACATCAGGTCAAATAAAATAGCCGTAACCAAAATGAAATTTCCATCCTCTGAAAGATAGGGAGATATATTTGACGACGGTTTTTGATAAATCCCTGAGACTAATGGGAAAAAGTCCCGCTTTCCGTATTGCCGATGACATCTCTCATAAAAAATATCTATAACAGAAAGAGGATCCGGACCGCCTCGTTCATCTCTTCGAATCAGTAAAGTTTTTCCATCCTGCGAGATAGCAAAAACTGTTATTTTGGCTCTTTCGTAAAATTCTTGTTCCCGGGCTTCCTCTCTTACGTCTTTTAGCAACTCCTGAAAAGACTTCCCTGGCAACTCTTGACGATTCTCTTGACCATAAATATAAATGGCACGTCTCAAAGAATCTTTTGAACCACGTAGTACCAAAAATCTTTCTATTGACTCTTTAATTCCCATATTCCACCTATCCTATAGCATAATCTGGGTAGATTTGTCAAGTTTTAGGCCGTAGAATCAACCGAATATTTGTCATGGGAAAATGGGATTAGACGAACTTTAAAGCTTCCAAAAACCAGGGGCTAACGCGATAGTTATTTAAATCTTCTTTTTTAACCCAGGCAATTTCGCTGATTTCTTTTTTTTGGGGAAAAGCTACATTGCTTTTGGCCTCAAGTAAATGACAAAACTCATACTCTACTCCCTCTTCACCCCATTTAGTCTGATAAATAAAATGAGCCAGGTATTTTAAAGGAATTTTTTCTATCCCCAGCTCTTGTTTAAGAGCCCTGGCCGCGGCTTCGGTAACTTTCTCCCGAGGAAAAACATGAGTCGCGACCGTCCCGTCCCAAATTCCCGGCCAGAGGGTTTTTTCTAAAGACCGGCGGGCCAAAAGGATTTGCCCCCGATCGTTTTTGACGATCACCAGAATCGCCCTATGGAGTTTACCGGGGATTTTATGAGTCTCCTCCCTTTCGGCGAAACCTACTTCTTTGTCTTCCTTATCAACTAAAATTAAAGTCTGCATAAAAAAGTGGGCCCGCTTGGGGACGATCCAAGCACCTGTTGTTTATAAGACAACCGCTCTTCCGCTGAGCTACGGGCCCAAATTTATTAAGTTAGAACGCGCGGTGAGATTATATCACAGCCTGGATCTTTGGGCGATTTCCGCCTCGATAAGCTCTTTGGGCTTGCCGTATTTTAAAGCGGAGAGTTTTTTAATCGCCTCGGCGACCTTGTCATTTTTAGCTTTTTCCTCTGCGGCCAAATCTTTAGTCATATCAACGGAAAAAGGCGGAACGGCTTCCATATTAACAATCGTTCTGATATAGGCGTTATAACGGTCAACGTTGATTAAATCAGCCTCGTTAAAAACCGGCTGGAATTCGTGCTGGATAAAATTGGCGTCTGTGACGCCAACCCGAAAGGCAATCAAGGTTCCGACGTTACCGAAAACGGCGTTTTTCACTTCCTCTTCCATTTGGCCGATAAATTGGTTGGCCACGGTAATGGCGAGATGATATTTTCTGGCTTCAGAAAGCATGGTGGCAAAATCAGGAGTGGCAAAATTTTGGAATTCATCAACATAAAGATAAAAATCACGCCGTTTTTCTTCAGAAACATCGGTCCTTGACATCGCCGCCATTAAAATCTTTGGCACAATAATCGTCCCTAAAAAGCTGGTATTCTCTTCACCGATCTTTCCCTTGGCCAAATTAACGAGAATGATTTTCCCTTCATCCATCGCTTTACGAAAATCAAAAGCGGTTTTTGATTGTCCGATAATGTTTCTGATGAGTTTATTAGTGACGAACCGACCGAATTTGGAAACGATATAATCCAAAACTTCGGATTTGTGGAAGTCAGCCGTTTGCGCAATTTGATCGGTCCAATACCGCCTCACCATCGGATCCTGAACTTTCGGCAAAATTTCTTGAACAAAATTAGAATCGGTCAGACAACGAACAACTTCGACAAAAGTACTGCCCGGTTCGGCCATGACGGTTAAAATCGCATTTCTGATCGCGTGTTCAAATCTGGGCCCGATAATTCCGGTTTTATAAGGATCATAAAGTTTATACATGAGACCGATAATTGAAGTGGTCACCATGTGCTGCTGCTGTTCGGTATAGGCCTCAATCATGTTCAGACCCAGCGGCCGTTCCGTGTCTGACGGGTCAAAATAGATAACGTCTTCGGCTCGCTCCGGCGGGATTAACGGCAAAATTTTGTCAATCGTATCGTGAGGATCAATAAAACAAACACCTTCGCCGTTTTTAATATCCTGTAAAATCATGGATTTTAAAAGCTCTGACTTGCCGACTCCGGTTTTCCCGATAATATAGATATGACGACTGCGATCTCCTTTTTCAATATAAACCGGTCTTTTGATCCCGCGGTAAACCGATTCGCCCAGGAAAAGACCGCTCGTTGAAATCTGCTGCGGCGCCGGGGCCTTTTTCGCGTTCAGCCAGAAGAGATGCGGTGTTTCGACTTGTTTATTGGGAAAATGGAAAATGGTCGCTAATTCTTCCGAATTTAAGATCCCGGTTTTCCCAAAAAAAGGTACGGAGATCGTCGGAAAATAACGATAAATAAAATCAATCATAAAAGATCTTTTACTGAAGAGTCTAGCCTTCTTAAAACTGTTTAAATCATTGGCAAATTGTTCAAAAACGGCCGTCAAATTCTGAAGATGAGCGCTCGCTTGTTCTTTCGTGGCCGAGGCCACGACAAGACGAATACAGGTAGCAAAACCGGGCTTGCTGCATTTTTGTTCAATGGCCTCCAAAATTTTTTGGTCAACGGTAAATCGGGCCTTTTCCGGATCCGCCTCCCGCCTTTTAATTTTACCGATATACCCTCGACCGATCGACTGCCATTTACTGTTAACCGGTGAAATTAAGATTTGGATCGCCGCCCCCTCCCCTTCTCCCATTTTCGCCAAAGCCGAAGTCATTAAAGATAAAGGGTCGGTCGGCAAATCCTTATAAATTTTTAAAGGATAATAATTGACGTTTTTAAGTTTTAAAGAAGCAAAAGCGACCTTGCCTTTTTCGCCGAAAAGATTATATTCCTCAACTTCCTTGATGTCGGCGCCGGGATAAGCACCGTTAATCTGTTTTTCGACCAGGTCCTGAATGTTTTTCGGACAATGCACATAAAATCTGATGTCCTCGGGTAAACCGACAATTTCAAAAGAAAGATGTTCCTGAAGTTTTAAAAAAGAAAAAAAACCACTTTTAGTCAACGAGTGTAAGGAAGCAAACATCTGTTCGGCCGCATCAATTTTAATCTCATTGTCTTTAGGCAAGGCAATTTGCAGCAAAACCGAGTTAAGCGCCCGCTCTTCCCGATGACGGTATTTCCATAAAAGGAAAATAAAGTAAAGAAGAATGACGAAACCTCCCAAGGCCAAAAGAGCGATGACAAGACTAAATAAAAAAGCCTGGGCTTGAGTTAAAAACTCGTTAATCGCTTCCGTCTGCATAAATCTTAATGACCCTTTTTAGGTCTTGACCCTGACAATTCGGCCGTTTTCTTTTTTTAACTTAATATGAACTTTTCTTAATTGTTTTAAACACCATTCGGCAAACCAACGCAAGTTGTCGGTAATTGGGGCTTTCCGGCTGCTTAAAATTTTTTCGTCAGCTAAGGGAAGATTCACCGATGATAAATTTACCGATAAATCCGCTCCGGTTTGAGTCACTCCCATTTTCGGCAGGGGCGGCGGCAGTTCAATTTCTTCCTGACGGATTTCGACAACTTTTTTGATTTCCGGTGTCAACTCAATTTCTTGTCTGACCGCTTCTAAAGAAGCTTCATCTTGTCTTATAAGAGTTTCTTTTTCTTTGGTTCCTAAGGAACCAGAATAAGAACTTGTTGTTTGATCAATTTTTTTATTAAGAGGATCGGGCAGACTGCTCATCTTGCCTTAATTCTAACAACTTTTGAGGTTTTTCTCAACTAATTTAACTTCCTTTACAATCTCCCCTTCTTTGACCCCGGCCAAATGTTTAGGGATTAAATCGGGAAAAACCCTAGCGGCGAAATAGGAAGTTGAGATTCCTAGATTTTGAGGCATAAAAGGATTTTACCATTTCGACGATACCAAAAGAAACCGGCACGAAGAACAAATTGCCCAAAAGATTAAGTTTTAAGAAGGGCAAACCCATAAGATAAGACTCAATTAAACCCGCCAGTGTTTTTGGATACATCCCCCAGCTGTCTAAAGCCCAAACCCCGAAATTGGTCCAAAGAAAAAACCACAGTGCCGCTCCTATTCCTAACCCCGTGGCTTTTGGTATCAGGTATTTGGTATTAAGTATTAAGTATTTGGAACCAACTAGTCCAATGACTAAGTAAGCCGACCAGGTAAAAAGAAAAATATTGGTGTTGCCGATTAACGTGTCTGACAAAACCATGATCGCTAAGGGCACTAAAATGGCGTATTTTTTCCCTAAATAAGCTCCGGCCAAAAGCGAGGCGGCCGTAACGTATTCGATATTCGGCGCAATATGACCAATGGTTCTAAAGAAAAGACCTAAAAAAACCAAAAGGATTGTCCAGAAAATTTTACGTTTAAGTTTAAACATTAGCAATTAAAAATTAAAAATTTGGTTTTATGTATTTCCACTCTATTATATCACCATTTTTCAATTCGTATTTGTCAGCCGCAACTTCCGCCGATTTCCCGTTAATAAAATAGATCCAGGCTTTTTCCTTGGTGTTTTCTACTCCGCCAATTCCTTCCACGAAAACCCCGAAATCATATTGCTTTGTTTTTAAATCAAGATTTTCTTGTTTGGCCAAATTTTGCAGAGCCTCAAGGGCCGTTTTGGCCGAAACCGTGGCTTCTTTCCTTGTTTCTTCATTTTCGATAACTATCTGTGTTTGTAACTTAGGTTGTTCCACCTTAACTTGCGGCGCCGGGGTTGGACTTGGTCTTTTCTCTAAAATCACCAAAGTTCCCAATCCCCCCAATATTCCCAGACTAATTAGCAAAAGCAAATACTTGCGCATAATTTCCCCTTTCTTGCAATAATGAGAAATAATACTCTATCTCCTGAAAATCTTCAAGATCCCCTGAAGTTTCTGTTAAATCATCTGCTGGCCCGTCTGCATTCATCAGACTTATCCGCCGCTGCCATAAGAAATCTTCTCCTAGTTTTTCCTTAACCAATTTTCTTAAGAAATGTAATAAAGAATAAAGTCTTTGGTTTTGGTCTTTAGGAAACTCTAGCTCTAAAATATCCGAAAACGTAACTTCGGTCGACTGGCTAACCCAAATCAGTTTTTGAATCTCCGAACGGACCCCAACAACGTCAGGTTTTGCCGAAGACAAATCTAAAGATGGTCTCACTACCAGTCTTTTTATGGCCAAAACCTTGACCTTTTTTCCAACTGCCGGTTTATCCGGTTCTTCACTTCTGTCTTCTGTCTTAATTTTGGGCCGAACAGCTGTCTGTTCATTTAATACAGGCTGATCATAAAATTGTAACCCTGGTTTAACTGGCAACATCTTTCCCATCTCATCTTCGTCAATTATTTCTGCTTCTACTTCCAGTATC contains:
- a CDS encoding DUF4430 domain-containing protein, whose amino-acid sequence is MRKYLLLLISLGILGGLGTLVILEKRPSPTPAPQVKVEQPKLQTQIVIENEETRKEATVSAKTALEALQNLAKQENLDLKTKQYDFGVFVEGIGGVENTKEKAWIYFINGKSAEVAADKYELKNGDIIEWKYIKPNF